In Pyrus communis chromosome 8, drPyrComm1.1, whole genome shotgun sequence, one genomic interval encodes:
- the LOC137742008 gene encoding trigger factor-like protein TIG, Chloroplastic — protein sequence MELCMGVVNGVSMSVVSVNPSPPSRSLLSPRNPISLHPFTSLRPPSSLSRQFQHLQPPPLSRSAVPASPSSSTAVSDDKDQLPADIIVTETREPNSRVKLSIQVPPEVCDDCYKRVMAEFMKQAKVPGFRPGKKVPESILVSHVGKRSVNKATVESILRRTLPHAMSSMTGTPLRDSVRIVTRFPEMEQIYSTLNSLRYEVIVDIAPELKWTPEEGYKNLKVAVELDSDIDAQKASEQELRQRHKSLGALRIVTDRGLQIGDLAVLDISATTIDQDEANVKNIPSAESKGYHFDTEDGDKVVPGFLESIIGIQQGETKSFPLVFPESWTQEELQGVHAQFNVECKELFYRDLPELDDSLAERLLPGGTTLKQVKEVLLQKFQEMEQTAREQAADNAILDQLCKMVEVDIPQSFFEEQGRQLYGAKLLEIQANVKLNDEQLASLSSKKAVDEYLLNQKENITNMIKQSLAVGDIYKRENFQISTEEIVKEVENSIDEFKRQKQDYDEERVRGQVQEILEGAKVLEWLREHAEIQYVTR from the exons ATGGAGCTCTGTATGGGCGTCGTCAATGGTGTCTCCATGTCGGTCGTCAGCGTAAACCCATCACCCCCTTCACGCTCTCTTCTTTCCCCAAGAAACCCCATTTCTCTTCATCCTTTCACTTCCCTCCGACCCCCCTCCTCCCTTTCCCGCCAATTCCAACATCTCCAACCGCCACCACTCTCTCGCTCGGCGGTTCCggcttctccttcttcttctacgGCTGTCAGCGACGATAAAGATCAGCTTCCAGCGGACATAATTGTCACAGAGACCCGAGAACCCAATTCCAGA GTCAAGTTAAGCATACAAGTACCGCCGGAGGTCTGCGACGATTGCTACAAAAGGGTTATGGCCGAGTTCATGAAGCAAGCCAAG GTTCCTGGATTCCGGCCTGGAAAGAAGGTGCCGGAGAGTATTCTTGTGAGTCATGTTGGGAAGAGAAGTGTCAACAAGGCTACTGTTGAATCTATTTTGAGGAGGACCCTTCCACATGCCATGTCTTCG ATGACAGGCACACCTTTAAGAGACTCAGTACGTATTGTAACCAGATTTCCAGAAATGGAGCAGATCTATTCAACTCTCAATTCTCTCAG ATATGAAGTCATTGTTGATATAGCACCGGAGTTGAAATGGACACCTGAGGAGGGATACAAGAATTTGAAGGTTGCAGTTGAGCTAGATAGTGACATAGATGCTCAAAAAGCTTCTGAACAAGAATTAAGGCAACGCCATAAGTCCTTAGGTGCATTGAGAATTGTAACCGATAGAGGTCTACAG ATTGGTGATCTTGCTGTCCTTGATATATCTGCAACAACGATAGATCAAGATGAAGCAAATGTTAAGAATATTCCATCTGCTGAGAGTAAAG GTTATCATTTTGATACGGAAGATGGTGATAAAGTAGTTCCTGGTTTCCTCGAGTCGATAATTGGAATTCAACAAGGTGAAACAAAGTCCTTTCCACTTGTCTTTCCTGAATCATGGACACAAGAAGAGCTCCAAGGAGTTCATGCCCAATTCAAT GTTGAATGCAAAGAATTATTCTACAGAGACTTGCCCGAATTGGATGACTCCCTTGCTGAAAGGCTTCTTCCTGGAGGCACCACCCTCAAACAG GTCAAGGAAGTTTTGTTACAAAAGTTCCAGGAAATGGAGCAAACAGCTAGAGAGCAAGCAGCTGATAATGCCATTTTAGATCAGCTTTGCAAG ATGGTAGAGGTTGATATTCCTCAGTCCTTTTTTGAGGAGCAAGGTAGGCAGCTTTATGGAGCCAAACTTTTGGAGATACAG GCAAACGTAAAATTAAATGACGAGCAGTTGGCTTCTCTGTCAAGTAAGAAGGCTGTGGACGAGTACCTTCTAAACCAGAAGGAGAACATAACAAATATGATAAAACAGAGTCTGGCTGTCGGAGACATATATAAACGTGAAAATTTTCAG ATTTCAACAGAGGAGATTGTCAAAGAAGTTGAAAATTCAATTGATGAATTCAAACGTCAAAAACAAGATTATGATGAAGAACGTGTCAGGGGACAG GTTCAAGAAATTTTAGAGGGAGCAAAGGTGCTTGAATGGTTGAGAGAGCATGCAGAGATTCAATACGTAACCAGATGA